The proteins below come from a single Halobacillus salinarum genomic window:
- a CDS encoding NAD(P)H-dependent glycerol-3-phosphate dehydrogenase — MGKVAVLGAGSWGTALAIVLADNGHDVHIWTHRKEQAEEINNAHTNERYLEGITIPESIRASGDLSEVVQSADDIILVVPTKAIREVCCQLVEVLDHKVTVTHASKGIEPQTYKRVSEVITEEIPEEWFDDVVVLSGPSHAEEVSLRKPTTVTVSANNIKAAEHVQDLFINRQFRVYTSPDLVGVELGGSLKNIIALGAGISDGLGYGDNAKAALITRGLAEIARLGTSMGANPLTFSGLTGVGDLIVTCTSSHSRNWRAGYKLGQGAKLDEVLEQMGMVVEGVRTTKAAYQLSKDEQIEMPITTGLYKVLFEDADPRDVVDQLMTRVRRHEMEDLTNILDEKMND; from the coding sequence ATGGGGAAAGTAGCAGTACTTGGAGCAGGGAGCTGGGGAACAGCATTGGCGATCGTCCTCGCAGATAATGGTCACGATGTCCATATATGGACCCACCGCAAAGAACAGGCAGAGGAAATAAACAACGCTCATACGAACGAAAGATACTTAGAGGGCATTACTATTCCTGAAAGTATACGAGCGAGTGGAGATTTAAGTGAAGTCGTTCAAAGTGCCGATGATATCATTTTAGTCGTTCCGACAAAGGCGATTCGTGAAGTATGCTGCCAGTTGGTAGAGGTATTGGATCACAAAGTTACCGTGACTCATGCTTCGAAAGGAATAGAGCCGCAAACTTACAAACGAGTTTCTGAGGTTATTACTGAAGAGATACCCGAAGAATGGTTTGATGACGTTGTCGTGCTCTCAGGACCTAGTCACGCTGAGGAAGTCAGCTTGCGGAAACCTACGACTGTAACGGTTTCAGCAAATAATATCAAAGCAGCCGAACACGTACAGGATTTATTTATTAATCGCCAGTTCCGTGTTTACACCTCTCCTGACCTTGTAGGTGTTGAATTGGGTGGCTCCTTAAAAAATATTATCGCGCTTGGTGCAGGAATTTCTGACGGATTAGGGTATGGAGATAATGCGAAAGCAGCGTTAATAACACGCGGCCTAGCAGAAATCGCCAGGTTGGGAACTTCGATGGGAGCAAACCCGTTGACTTTTTCAGGACTGACAGGGGTTGGTGACCTTATCGTAACTTGTACAAGCTCACACAGCCGGAATTGGAGAGCAGGGTATAAATTAGGTCAAGGAGCCAAGCTCGATGAAGTCCTGGAGCAGATGGGAATGGTTGTGGAAGGAGTAAGAACGACGAAAGCAGCTTACCAGCTCTCCAAAGACGAACAAATTGAAATGCCGATCACTACAGGGCTGTATAAGGTATTATTTGAAGATGCAGATCCAAGAGATGTAGTGGATCAATTAATGACTCGTGTAAGACGGCACGAGATGGAGGACTTAACCAATATCCTGGATGAAAAAATGAATGACTGA
- a CDS encoding stage VI sporulation protein F, with protein MNGFEKNIFDHLKKKANINPDDVYKVAESVQHADFSDEQTVRRLVKQLAKIANKPVSKQKEDKIVDAIVKQNMPLDMNTLGKFFKG; from the coding sequence ATGAATGGTTTTGAAAAGAATATTTTCGATCATTTGAAGAAGAAGGCGAACATTAACCCAGATGACGTTTATAAAGTAGCAGAATCGGTCCAGCATGCTGATTTCTCTGATGAACAAACGGTCCGGCGGTTAGTTAAGCAATTAGCAAAAATCGCGAACAAACCTGTCTCAAAACAAAAAGAAGACAAAATTGTAGATGCAATTGTGAAACAAAACATGCCTCTTGATATGAACACCTTAGGCAAATTTTTTAAAGGTTAA
- a CDS encoding DUF2768 domain-containing protein: MSIGMLNMYISFAGILFLILAIGLILLSRHKLKGLFSYIVAFFAYVFMILGGLIIFYIVFSGPTA, from the coding sequence ATGTCTATAGGGATGCTTAACATGTACATATCCTTTGCTGGGATTCTTTTTTTAATTTTAGCGATTGGTCTCATCTTATTAAGCCGTCATAAGTTGAAAGGACTTTTTTCTTATATTGTGGCTTTCTTTGCGTATGTGTTTATGATTCTTGGCGGTCTGATTATCTTTTATATTGTGTTCAGCGGACCAACAGCTTAG
- the spoIVA gene encoding stage IV sporulation protein A has product MEKVDIFSDISKRTNGDIYLGVVGAVRTGKSTFIKKFMELVVLPNMEDESDRERALDELPQSAAGKTIMTTEPKFVPNQAATIHIDEHLDIRVRMVDCVGYAVNGAVGYEDEHGPRMIHTPWYEEAIPFHEAAEIGTQKVIQEHSTIGIVVTTDGTIGEIPRADYVEAEEKIVSELTEVGKPFIMVINSAQPHNENTERLRQQLSEKYDIPVLALSVESMREQDVQNVLREALFEFPVLEVNVNLPSWVMVLDSRHWLRNNLQEAIEETVKDIKRLRDVDSVIDNFDGFEYITGAHISGMDLGEGIAEIDLQAPEYLYDHVLKEIVGEEIRGKDHLLEIMQDFAHAKREYDQVADALQMVKQTGYGIAAPTLEDMTLDEPEIIRQGSRFGVRLKAVAPSIHMVKVDVQSEFSPIIGTEKQSEELVRYLMQDFEEDPLSIWNSDIFGRSLSSIVREGISAKLALMPENARYKLQETLERIINEGSGGMIAIIL; this is encoded by the coding sequence TTGGAAAAGGTAGATATCTTTAGTGATATTTCCAAACGGACGAATGGAGATATTTATTTAGGCGTTGTAGGAGCGGTCAGAACAGGAAAATCAACCTTTATTAAAAAGTTTATGGAGCTCGTTGTTTTACCAAATATGGAGGATGAATCAGATCGGGAACGAGCATTAGATGAGCTTCCTCAAAGCGCGGCTGGTAAGACAATTATGACAACCGAACCGAAATTCGTTCCTAACCAGGCGGCTACGATTCACATTGATGAACACTTGGATATCAGGGTTCGCATGGTGGACTGTGTAGGTTACGCTGTCAATGGAGCGGTTGGATATGAAGACGAGCATGGGCCTAGAATGATTCACACCCCGTGGTATGAAGAAGCGATCCCTTTCCATGAGGCAGCTGAGATCGGGACGCAAAAAGTAATTCAGGAACATTCGACTATTGGGATTGTCGTTACTACAGATGGCACCATTGGCGAGATTCCCCGGGCAGATTACGTGGAAGCGGAAGAAAAAATTGTCAGCGAACTGACTGAAGTAGGCAAACCTTTTATTATGGTGATCAACTCAGCACAGCCTCATAATGAAAATACGGAAAGGCTACGCCAGCAGCTTTCCGAAAAATATGATATTCCCGTCTTAGCACTTTCTGTAGAAAGTATGCGTGAACAGGATGTTCAAAATGTATTAAGAGAAGCGTTATTTGAATTCCCCGTACTGGAAGTTAACGTCAATCTTCCTAGCTGGGTAATGGTCCTTGATTCACGGCACTGGCTACGAAATAATTTGCAGGAAGCAATAGAAGAAACGGTTAAAGATATTAAGAGATTAAGAGATGTAGATAGCGTGATTGATAACTTTGATGGTTTTGAATACATCACGGGCGCCCATATTTCAGGAATGGATCTTGGAGAGGGAATTGCAGAAATTGATTTACAAGCACCAGAGTATCTTTACGATCATGTCTTAAAAGAAATCGTCGGAGAAGAAATCCGAGGTAAGGACCATTTGTTGGAAATCATGCAGGACTTTGCCCACGCCAAAAGGGAATATGATCAAGTTGCCGATGCGCTGCAGATGGTAAAACAAACGGGCTACGGGATTGCAGCTCCTACTCTTGAAGATATGACCTTGGATGAACCAGAGATCATACGCCAGGGTTCACGATTCGGTGTCAGGTTAAAGGCGGTAGCTCCGTCCATTCACATGGTAAAAGTCGATGTACAATCTGAATTTTCACCGATTATTGGCACTGAAAAACAAAGTGAGGAATTAGTCCGCTATCTAATGCAGGATTTTGAAGAAGATCCATTATCCATCTGGAATTCTGATATATTTGGACGGTCCTTAAGTTCAATAGTCAGGGAAGGTATTTCAGCAAAGCTTGCACTTATGCCTGAAAATGCACGCTACAAATTACAAGAAACGCTGGAGAGAATTATTAATGAAGGCT